A stretch of the Saccharolobus caldissimus genome encodes the following:
- a CDS encoding CBS domain-containing protein, giving the protein MLEDTLILKPQYVARSMDKLGDVISKMKEYKMWTVPVVKDRKLLGLVSYKDLLSRRVSLETKVINVMSPSVAVQNTDDLNNVIARFYTTKARVLPVVNERREFIGIITRESLLSYLLKADQIPNKTAREYMSFPAATIDENDSIARARWIMIRDNISRLPATKDYRLTGIVTARDIVDALYSVSGRKRESIMKDEERIMAMPVKEIMKYPVITANGNEPLTEVTSKLLKFRISGMPVMEGDRIAGVISGLDVIKAIADKMQLSMPIEAKIPQALKSNLDFKSNMDGILERYLSKIERLTDVISFKVSFKEEMSSSRGNKKLYTAIVRVTTKIGDYVAKDTDWEPIVAVKNAVDKIEERILRKLRKIEESNKKGIKAEEA; this is encoded by the coding sequence ATGTTAGAAGATACTTTAATCTTAAAACCGCAGTATGTGGCACGAAGTATGGATAAACTAGGAGATGTGATTTCTAAGATGAAAGAGTATAAAATGTGGACAGTCCCTGTAGTTAAGGATAGAAAATTATTAGGCTTAGTATCATATAAAGATCTTCTCTCTAGAAGGGTTAGTCTAGAGACTAAAGTTATTAACGTAATGAGCCCTAGCGTAGCTGTTCAGAATACTGACGATCTAAATAACGTTATCGCAAGATTCTATACCACTAAGGCGAGAGTTCTGCCAGTAGTAAATGAGAGAAGAGAATTCATTGGAATAATTACACGTGAGTCTTTACTTTCATATCTCTTAAAAGCAGACCAGATACCTAATAAGACTGCGAGAGAGTACATGAGCTTCCCAGCAGCTACGATTGATGAAAACGACTCCATTGCTAGAGCTAGGTGGATAATGATAAGGGATAATATAAGTAGATTGCCAGCTACAAAGGATTATAGATTAACGGGAATAGTTACTGCTAGAGATATCGTAGATGCATTATATAGTGTTAGCGGAAGGAAAAGGGAGTCGATAATGAAAGATGAGGAGAGAATTATGGCTATGCCAGTTAAGGAGATAATGAAGTATCCAGTAATAACTGCTAATGGAAATGAGCCATTAACTGAGGTAACTTCAAAATTACTTAAATTTAGGATCTCGGGAATGCCAGTAATGGAAGGAGATAGAATAGCAGGGGTAATTAGCGGTTTAGATGTCATAAAGGCTATTGCGGATAAAATGCAACTAAGTATGCCTATTGAGGCTAAAATACCTCAAGCATTAAAGTCTAATCTGGATTTTAAGTCAAATATGGATGGAATTCTAGAGAGGTATTTAAGCAAAATAGAGAGGTTAACTGATGTCATAAGTTTTAAGGTGTCATTTAAAGAGGAAATGTCTAGTTCAAGAGGAAATAAGAAATTATATACTGCAATTGTAAGGGTAACTACAAAGATTGGAGACTATGTAGCTAAAGACACTGACTGGGAGCCTATAGTAGCAGTCAAAAATGCTGTGGATAAAATAGAGGAAAGAATACTAAGGAAATTAAGAAAAATAGAAGAGAGCAATAAAAAAGGAATTAAGGCAGAAGAGGCTTGA
- a CDS encoding carbon-nitrogen hydrolase family protein, with translation MKIGVVQPLEINSAISLTENALKNGAELVLLPEKWIKNIDEVPLSEFQKLAKKYTAYIIPGAFEDGVSVIAPIIDDNGNLKGIAKKIHLFNEEKLRLFPGNEAIMFTYRGIKFGISICYDVDFPELIRELFLRGVEILLVPSKVKKIGLEIWRDFLRIRTLENRIAVVNSNAYSPPDFPGGSIAIVPEQTSSGIVIPKVVGELGSEENYMIVDIDPLSYVYLRGDRLKEFVKFTVKEL, from the coding sequence TTGAAAATTGGAGTAGTCCAACCATTAGAAATAAACTCTGCTATTTCTTTGACAGAAAACGCGTTAAAAAACGGTGCTGAATTAGTACTATTACCAGAAAAATGGATCAAAAATATAGATGAAGTGCCATTATCAGAATTTCAGAAATTAGCAAAAAAATATACGGCATACATTATACCAGGAGCGTTTGAAGATGGAGTATCAGTAATTGCACCAATAATTGACGATAATGGTAACCTAAAGGGAATAGCTAAAAAAATCCACTTATTTAATGAAGAGAAATTAAGACTATTCCCCGGTAATGAAGCAATAATGTTTACATATAGAGGAATAAAGTTTGGAATATCTATATGCTATGATGTAGATTTTCCAGAACTTATAAGAGAATTATTCTTAAGGGGGGTAGAAATTCTTCTTGTACCATCTAAAGTAAAGAAAATTGGATTAGAAATTTGGAGAGATTTCCTTAGAATAAGAACACTGGAAAATAGAATAGCAGTAGTTAACTCTAACGCATATAGTCCTCCAGACTTTCCAGGTGGAAGCATAGCTATAGTTCCAGAGCAAACAAGTAGTGGAATAGTCATTCCTAAAGTGGTCGGGGAATTAGGAAGTGAGGAAAATTATATGATAGTTGACATAGATCCCCTAAGTTACGTATATTTAAGGGGAGATAGGTTAAAAGAATTTGTGAAGTTTACAGTTAAAGAGTTATAA
- a CDS encoding ParA family protein produces MIITVINQKGGVGKTTTSVNLAYYLSKEKKTALLDLDPEGGATVSYGMKRELRELELGGKSVNIFNVEVFPSHIGLLKLEINGDVEEISSRIKEIGKSFDFLVIDTPPNLGTLAISAMLVADKIISPVTPQPLAIEAIRNLDTRLKSIGKNAFSFTNFSKKVVKLDDLSAVKFTDIAIPPSRLFIEASRLGVPALRYEEVRMKRPKLIIYYQQLAKVIKE; encoded by the coding sequence ATGATAATTACTGTTATTAATCAGAAAGGTGGTGTGGGGAAAACAACCACTTCAGTTAATCTGGCATATTATTTAAGCAAGGAGAAAAAGACGGCTCTTTTAGATTTAGACCCAGAGGGAGGAGCTACAGTATCATATGGAATGAAAAGGGAGTTAAGAGAATTAGAATTGGGCGGAAAAAGTGTTAATATATTTAATGTAGAAGTATTCCCATCACATATAGGGTTACTAAAGCTTGAAATAAATGGAGATGTAGAAGAGATAAGCAGTAGAATTAAAGAAATAGGGAAAAGTTTTGACTTTCTAGTAATAGATACACCGCCTAATTTAGGAACTTTAGCTATATCTGCAATGTTGGTAGCAGACAAGATAATTTCACCAGTGACGCCACAACCTTTAGCTATAGAGGCCATAAGAAACCTAGACACTAGACTCAAAAGTATAGGAAAGAATGCATTTTCTTTTACTAACTTTTCTAAAAAAGTTGTTAAATTAGATGATCTTTCTGCAGTCAAATTTACCGATATAGCTATCCCCCCATCTAGACTATTTATAGAAGCCTCTAGACTTGGGGTTCCTGCATTAAGATATGAAGAAGTAAGAATGAAGAGACCTAAATTGATAATATACTATCAGCAATTAGCAAAGGTGATTAAAGAATGA
- a CDS encoding archaellin/type IV pilin N-terminal domain-containing protein: protein MPKRKKGISSILGAIILIQIMIISIGLILYINSLITKIYNTEYVELMNNLRDSPISVIPTTLGPKIVSSSGSSLVIKYIIYPDGEVLSTNIPLTPSGIYINFNGFPWAIIVLNDGVWYNISYYDRIYVPNDNLNGLTGIKVYSPYSYSIYSNPPWSKQRYSYVETYYVITPPEFGNNMDPSSWNLMSYNPSSFTEYGITNAVILVSEKNNNIVNIPINANYTYYTILSSIFPNSYPYFDIIIPYNGSVLVTQHIYSNYLPLEFNIVEKNFTVIPLYNATFKIGVWNAGYQQYLIYYVTLSYVTYNMIYFMQRHNNEITLYKNDTIQLVNYKFLGYTVISSISYGSVEMGMLVPGKVIIPVAIPGYNNYTTILGQIDAHYSIINITAIPNYFSLPYIISTQTNSTEYANVINASRHIFTSVNMMISGGNLDYNTSGSPISNILNYSYLWFFNTTTPQLLNIIISITSNSQISVFLKSQNGNIIYPAYAYIYYNLASYYHCYIVWPGGPSYTVVQSKYINGILINGTNLDYLPLLYPIVKVYYNYGPYSFTEYAWYEGYKTINIQINYEAPFMILVPNYVYYPYYSNISL, encoded by the coding sequence ATGCCTAAAAGAAAAAAAGGGATTTCATCTATCTTAGGTGCTATAATTCTAATCCAAATAATGATTATATCCATTGGGCTAATACTCTATATAAATTCACTAATCACTAAAATTTATAATACAGAATACGTGGAACTAATGAATAATTTAAGAGATTCTCCGATTTCAGTAATACCTACAACATTAGGGCCAAAAATAGTTTCAAGCAGCGGATCATCTTTAGTGATAAAATATATTATTTATCCTGATGGTGAAGTTCTATCAACAAATATACCTCTTACCCCTTCTGGAATATACATAAATTTTAACGGATTTCCATGGGCTATAATAGTATTAAATGATGGAGTATGGTACAATATATCTTATTATGATAGAATATACGTACCTAATGATAATTTAAATGGGTTAACTGGAATAAAAGTATATAGTCCCTACAGCTATTCTATCTATTCTAATCCGCCATGGTCTAAACAGCGATATTCTTACGTCGAAACGTACTATGTTATAACACCTCCAGAATTTGGTAATAATATGGACCCTTCATCTTGGAATCTAATGTCATATAATCCTAGTTCGTTTACAGAATATGGGATAACAAATGCAGTAATATTGGTATCTGAAAAAAATAATAATATTGTTAATATACCAATTAATGCCAACTATACATACTACACTATTTTATCTTCAATATTTCCTAATAGTTATCCATATTTTGATATAATTATTCCTTATAATGGATCAGTTTTAGTAACTCAGCATATTTATTCAAATTACCTACCATTAGAGTTTAATATTGTTGAAAAAAATTTTACGGTTATTCCACTTTACAATGCTACATTTAAGATAGGAGTATGGAATGCAGGTTATCAACAATACTTAATTTACTATGTAACATTAAGTTATGTAACATATAATATGATCTATTTTATGCAAAGACATAATAACGAGATAACGCTTTATAAGAATGATACTATACAACTAGTAAACTATAAATTTTTGGGATATACAGTAATATCTTCAATAAGTTATGGTTCTGTAGAAATGGGTATGTTAGTTCCAGGAAAGGTAATAATACCAGTAGCAATACCAGGTTATAATAATTATACGACAATTTTAGGTCAAATAGATGCACATTACTCAATAATAAATATTACAGCTATCCCAAATTATTTCTCATTACCGTATATAATATCAACTCAAACAAATTCTACTGAATATGCTAATGTAATAAACGCAAGTAGACATATTTTTACTTCCGTTAATATGATGATTAGTGGTGGCAATTTAGACTATAATACTAGTGGTTCTCCAATAAGTAATATACTTAACTATTCTTATTTATGGTTCTTTAATACTACAACCCCACAGCTACTTAATATAATTATCTCAATAACTTCAAATTCCCAAATTTCAGTATTTTTAAAGTCTCAAAACGGTAACATTATATATCCAGCTTATGCATACATCTACTACAACTTAGCTAGCTATTATCACTGTTATATAGTTTGGCCAGGAGGTCCGTCCTATACTGTGGTTCAATCAAAATATATAAATGGAATCTTAATTAATGGTACAAATTTAGATTATCTTCCCCTATTATATCCGATAGTGAAAGTTTATTACAATTATGGCCCTTATTCGTTTACAGAATATGCGTGGTATGAGGGCTATAAAACCATTAACATACAAATAAATTATGAGGCACCTTTCATGATATTAGTACCTAATTATGTATATTATCCTTATTATTCAAACATAAGTTTATAG
- a CDS encoding PadR family transcriptional regulator has protein sequence MISKFNFQRLKKGALKYLVLECLAEKPMRVYEIIKAIENKFEGFYRPSTGSIYPILKTLIDDELISVNIENGKKIYSITEKGKKIYEEMKNKKYKIFGDNASFIMPILQELLQMAFYFHENRSKIDERTSELIINHLKDCKEQIRKLIRE, from the coding sequence GTGATCTCAAAGTTTAACTTCCAAAGATTAAAGAAGGGAGCATTAAAATACCTAGTCCTAGAGTGTCTTGCTGAAAAACCCATGAGAGTATATGAAATTATAAAAGCTATCGAAAATAAATTTGAGGGATTCTATAGACCAAGTACTGGGTCAATATATCCAATATTGAAGACTTTAATTGACGATGAATTAATTTCAGTAAATATAGAAAATGGAAAGAAGATATATAGTATAACGGAAAAAGGAAAGAAGATATATGAAGAGATGAAAAATAAAAAGTATAAGATTTTCGGAGATAATGCAAGTTTCATAATGCCTATATTACAAGAATTATTACAAATGGCATTTTATTTTCATGAGAATAGATCAAAAATAGATGAGAGAACATCAGAATTAATCATAAACCATTTAAAAGATTGTAAAGAGCAAATAAGAAAGCTAATTAGGGAATAA
- a CDS encoding thiamine-phosphate synthase family protein, translated as MQDVNERDYVLKKLKEAVDLFVTNDKAYLLIPEIRTNIGYAISDAKSVEDVAAIPGRLTVAFNRVIYCMLPAFGASDHVARVILTAMKYDKSMRSAMNLKYYREIVENLDQSNIYIFDRSLEPKTVKDKERSSMNFMVENSFRKLGKIPNYIVDLGDYGKEPSIFVLDKDPIQVVNRSLALLKYII; from the coding sequence ATGCAAGATGTTAATGAAAGAGACTACGTTCTAAAGAAATTAAAGGAGGCTGTTGATTTATTTGTAACTAACGATAAGGCCTATTTACTAATCCCAGAGATACGTACTAATATTGGATATGCAATTTCTGATGCAAAAAGCGTAGAAGACGTAGCAGCAATCCCAGGAAGATTAACAGTAGCGTTTAATAGAGTAATATACTGTATGTTACCTGCTTTTGGTGCTTCAGATCATGTGGCTAGAGTTATATTAACTGCCATGAAATATGATAAATCTATGAGAAGTGCGATGAATTTAAAATATTATAGGGAAATTGTAGAGAATTTGGATCAATCAAATATCTATATTTTTGATAGATCTTTAGAGCCAAAGACAGTTAAAGACAAGGAAAGAAGTAGTATGAACTTCATGGTTGAAAATAGTTTTAGGAAGCTTGGTAAAATTCCAAACTATATAGTTGATTTGGGGGATTATGGTAAAGAACCATCAATTTTTGTTTTAGATAAGGATCCGATACAAGTTGTAAATAGATCACTAGCTCTTTTAAAATATATTATATAA
- a CDS encoding DUF1614 domain-containing protein: MKRLIILSPFRGFFRSIIYFLLGFIMALISAGYFSQLFTLIGMNKYIAILMAILISFISLFTSPLNLVLKEVKKEAIMIEQDVVFFFGYPIFIPRTLKLSTYTLVAVNLGGALIPTVVSLFLIYELKTYIIYFMINVIVVSLISKFFARVIRGVGVVMHPLIPSLFSVIMSYILFYRIHILIPLSSYIGSVLGTLIGADILNLRRIIEEARPQIISIGGMGTFDGIFVSGIIAIFISELFII, encoded by the coding sequence TTGAAGAGGTTAATAATACTCTCCCCATTTAGAGGGTTTTTTAGATCAATAATTTATTTTTTATTAGGTTTTATAATGGCTTTAATATCTGCAGGATATTTCTCACAATTATTTACATTAATTGGAATGAATAAATATATTGCGATTTTAATGGCAATTTTAATTTCTTTTATCAGTTTATTTACAAGTCCCCTTAATTTGGTGTTAAAAGAAGTCAAAAAAGAGGCTATCATGATAGAACAAGATGTAGTATTTTTCTTTGGATACCCTATATTTATTCCTAGAACATTAAAGTTAAGTACATATACCTTAGTTGCAGTTAACTTAGGAGGTGCATTAATTCCAACAGTTGTTTCGCTTTTTCTAATATATGAGTTAAAAACATATATTATATATTTTATGATAAATGTAATAGTTGTATCTTTAATCTCTAAATTTTTTGCTAGAGTTATAAGAGGTGTTGGTGTTGTTATGCATCCTTTAATCCCTAGTCTTTTTTCTGTAATAATGAGTTATATTCTATTTTATAGAATTCATATCTTAATTCCTTTATCCTCGTATATAGGTAGTGTATTAGGTACATTAATTGGTGCAGATATATTAAATTTGAGGAGAATTATTGAAGAAGCCAGGCCTCAAATTATCAGTATTGGTGGTATGGGAACTTTTGATGGTATTTTCGTATCTGGTATAATAGCAATATTTATAAGTGAATTATTTATTATTTGA
- a CDS encoding NTP transferase domain-containing protein, with translation MKAVILAGGKGRRITIYKPFLVVCGKPLISWVYDSLIGLVDEIYLGIGYSHPLFSIFKNSIFKIFPTNDMNYVEDLVLLVKNLGVPLLILPTDVAFITQDILKRFIENCNADICSLKDSNNEFLGISYWKGLNFDNYADIIVLDKVYNINSWEDYIRANKECMSIEEVNNTLPI, from the coding sequence TTGAAAGCGGTAATATTAGCTGGAGGTAAAGGTAGAAGGATTACCATTTATAAACCGTTTTTAGTAGTTTGTGGTAAACCTTTAATTTCTTGGGTTTATGATTCATTGATTGGTTTAGTAGATGAGATATATTTGGGCATAGGTTATTCTCATCCCCTTTTTTCAATATTTAAAAATTCGATCTTTAAAATTTTTCCTACTAATGATATGAATTATGTAGAAGACCTTGTCTTATTGGTAAAAAACTTAGGAGTTCCGCTTCTTATTTTACCAACAGATGTAGCATTCATAACGCAAGATATTTTAAAAAGATTTATAGAAAATTGTAATGCTGATATATGCAGTTTAAAAGATAGCAATAATGAATTTTTGGGTATATCATATTGGAAGGGATTAAATTTTGATAATTATGCTGACATTATAGTGTTAGATAAAGTATATAACATAAATAGTTGGGAAGATTATATTAGAGCTAATAAGGAGTGTATGAGTATTGAAGAGGTTAATAATACTCTCCCCATTTAG